The following coding sequences are from one Halictus rubicundus isolate RS-2024b chromosome 11, iyHalRubi1_principal, whole genome shotgun sequence window:
- the LOC143359145 gene encoding phosphatidylinositol-3,5-bisphosphate 3-phosphatase MTMR3 isoform X1, with the protein MKHRNGHRISSIAEKFSNPRTKMESSEEPTSLQSICHLHASELFPKYTHMECEDDSLTIPFTPLSGESIVALGRTTDGVLALSNYRLYLQLNQACYSIPLGLIEQLEVREIFFLHIGCKDARSLSCAFSTNEHCFEWFKRLHKVMYPKKSIEDIFAFAYYAWSVEEGKEFAKIGKDTTSYEATFNFEVERLKFNLHGTWRSSQINKDYRMCPSYPPLILVPSCITDDILKRVATYRSSSRIPAVVWRHVKNGAVIARSSQPELGWFGRRSAEDESLLKALSDACSYDKGESTMVDSSTDTCDDAGATVDNTKKVLIVDARSYTIAVANRARGGGCECQQYYPNCDIQFMNLPNIHSIRRSFHALRQLCATEADQANWLSLLEGTQWLQHMSGLLRAAVTVASAIERDARPVLVHCSDGWDRTPQIVALAQILLDPYYRTMEGFQILCEREWLDFGHKFADRCGLTVGYEDPNERCPVFLQWLDCVHQLTEQFKCSFQMSSAYLEKLAQHTYSQLFGTFLCNTIQERLQLRIKERTFSVWRFLNSSSFVNHLYSPSEKEVLWPKCSVRKLVVWSEVYSGSMESHVTRDDKQNVTMIDNERNENEEPQRQMTKTRSYDDLMHAPDHTAYPHRRLSDPSISVEKKTDSLSLEAKTVEKDADHADECIVDVCTRSSRSEDVEISDSDSDSDSEDRADKYSVAVCTQSSRSEDDKSSDLDKEDRTDKDLDSDKSKQQNLATTQSLNDSPANPSVDSSTDTLIPSNCSLLDTIDSDKETSRPQESSPQDIVSSWVETNSIGETVCSCARNCNSNQSQNQNHTEGSDLSDITAPLISRTPSSGICPASPVHRNMAPDDLNKLDDIDGLSVIHCDVQMRVQQIIVEEKLKQEALRKELHTTRLALIKQVCNHNADTDRIDDIGSLPDSVGSTGDHGESLPSDMSWEAVEELGPAPTLWVPDHAVTRCTGCHTEFWLGRRKHHCRCCGKIFCADCSENSAPLPSEQLYDPVRVCSDCFSRLHRHTSPCQCTVRHRNKGENDEEPLSNNSENMLACPRPKSLNIVKDSCCENLLQVTQQKAQPPVAAATVN; encoded by the exons ATGAAGCATCGAAACGGCCATCGGATATCGTCCATCGCGGAGAAATTTTCCAATCCAAG AACAAAGATGGAGAGTTCTGAGGAGCCAACGAGTCTACAATCCATTTGTCATTTACACGCTTCGGAATTATTTCCAAAGTACACACACATGGAATGCGAAGATGATTCGTTGACGATTCCGTTTACTCCTTTAAGCGGAGAATCTATCGTGGCACTCGGGCGTACAACGGATGGGGTGTTGGCTCTATCTAACTACAGATTGTATCTACAATTAAATCAGGCATGTTACAGCATCCCATTAGGTTTAATAGAACAGCTGGAAGTCAGAGAGATTTTCTTTTTACACATCGGATGCAAGGACGCTCGTTCTCTGAG TTGTGCTTTTTCCACGAACGAACACTGTTTCGAATGGTTCAAACGTCTACAtaaagtaatgtatccgaagaaGAGTATAGAGGACATATTTGCGTTCGCGTATTACGCTTGGTCCGTCGAGGAGGGGAAAGAATTCGCCAAGATCGGGAAAGATACTACGTCTTACGAGGCTACTTTCAACTTTGAG GTGGAACGATTGAAGTTCAATTTACACGGTACCTGGCGTAGTAGTCAGATCAATAAAGATTACCGAATGTGTCCATCGTATCCGCCGTTGATTTTGGTTCCTTCCTGCATCACCGATGATATTCTGAAACGCGTGGCCACGTATCGTAGTTCTAGTCGAATTCCTGCTGTTGTTTGGAG ACACGTGAAAAATGGCGCGGTGATAGCGCGGAGTAGTCAGCCGGAACTCGGTTGGTTCGGACGGCGGAGTGCGGAGGACGAGAGTCTGCTGAAAGCACTTTCGGATGCGTGTTCCTACGACAAAGGTGAATCTACAATGGTGGATTCTTCCACCGACACTTGTGACGACGCTGGAGCCACAGTGGACAATACCAAA AAAGTCCTGATTGTGGACGCCAGGTCGTACACGATTGCTGTGGCTAACCGAGCGCGCGGAGGCGGTTGCGAATGCCAACAATATTACCCGAACTGCGACATACAGTTTATGAATTTACCAAACATTCACTCTATACGTAGAAGCTTTCACGCGTTGAGACAGCTCTGCGCAACGGAGGCGGATCAGGCCAA TTGGCTCAGCCTTTTGGAAGGGACTCAGTGGTTGCAACACATGTCTGGACTACTGCGTGCAGCGGTGACCGTGGCATCCGCGATCGAAAGAGACGCTCGACCGGTATTAGTGCATTGCAGCGACGGCTGGGACAGGACGCCTCAGATCGTTGCGTTGGCACAGATTCTTCTTGATCCTTATTATAGAACTATGGAG GGATTCCAAATCTTATGCGAGAGAGAATGGTTAGACTTTGGACACAAATTCGCGGATCGATGTGGACTGACCGTCGGCTACGAGGATCCGAACGAACGATGTCCAGTATTTCTCCAATGGCTGGACTGTGTACACCAGTTGACTGAACAATTTAAATGTAGCTTTCAGATGTCGTCAGCGTATCTG GAGAAGCTGGCGCAGCATACGTATTCGCAACTTTTCGGCACATTTCTCTGCAacacgatacaggaaaggctacaGTTGAGAATAAAGGAACGTACATTTTCGGTTTGGCGGTTCCTCAATTCCAGTTCGTTCGTAAATCACTTGTACTCGCCTTCAGAGAAAGAA GTGTTGTGGCCGAAATGTAGCGTACGTAAGCTTGTCGTATGGTCCGAGGTCTACTCGGGCTCCATGGAGTCCCATGTGACGAGGGATGACAAACAGAACGTGACGATGATAGACAACGAGCGTAACGAAAACGAAGAACCTCAACGGCAAATGACCAAAACTCGTTCGTACGATGATCTGATGCATGCTCCCGATCACACGGCCTATCCTCATCGTAGACTCAGCGATCCAAGTATCTCGGTAGAGAA GAAAACGGATTCTTTGTCGCTCGAAGCGAAAACTGTAGAGAAAGATGCGGACCACGCAGACGAGTGCATCGTCGACGTGTGTACACGGAGCAGTAGGTCGGAGGACGTCGAGATTTCGGACTCGGACTCGGACTCGGACTCGGAAGATAGAGCGGACAAGTACAGTGTCGCCGTGTGTACACAGAGCAGTAGGTCAGAGGACGACAAGAGCTCGGACTTGGATAAGGAAGACAGAACGGATAAGGACCTCGATTCGGACAAGTCGAAGCAACAGAACCTGGCGACTACTCAATCCTTGAACGACTCGCCGGCGAATCCTTCGGTGGACAGTTCCACAGACACGCTGATACCAAGTAACTGCTCGTTGCTCGACACAATCGACTCCGACAAAGAAAC CAGCAGACCCCAGGAAAGTTCGCCGCAGGACATCGTTTCCTCGTGGGTGGAGACGAACTCGATAGGCGAGACTGTCTGCTCTTGCGCTCGCAACTGCAATTCGAATCAGAGTCAGAATCAGAACCATACCGAGGGCAGCGATCTGAGCGACATCACCGCGCCGTTGATATCCAGAACGCCGAGCAGCGGAATTTGTCCGGCTTCGCCGGTTCATCGGAACATGGCTCCGGACGATCTTAACAAATTGGACGACATCGACGGTCTTTCCGTCATACACTGCGATGTACAGATGCGCGTACAACAAATTATAGTGGAAGAAAAG CTGAAACAGGAAGCGTTGAGGAAGGAGCTGCACACAACGAGGCTGGCTCTGATCAAACAAGTCTGCAACCATAACGCGGACACCGATCGCATCGACGATATC GGATCGTTACCCGATTCGGTCGGCAGCACCGGTGATCACGGAGAATCGTTGCCATCGGACATGTCCTGGGAGGCGGTCGAGGAACTGGGACCAGCTCCTACTTTATGGGTACCTGATCACGCGGTGACTCGGTGCACGGGCTGCCACACAGAATTTTGGCTGGGAAGACGCAAACACCATTGCAG ATGCTGCGGCAAGATCTTCTGCGCGGACTGTTCAGAGAATTCGGCACCGCTGCCGAGCGAGCAGCTTTACGATCCTGTAAGAGTGTGCAGCGACTGTTTTTCAAGGCTCCATCGACACACCAGCCCTTGCCAGTGCACCGTTCGTCACCGGAACAAAGGGGAGAACGACGAGGAGCCGCTCTCGAACAATTCGGAAAATATGCTCGCTTGTCCGCGACCAAAGAGCTTGAACATCGTGAAGGACAGTTGCTGCGAGAACCTGTTACAGGTCACGCAACAGAAAGCGCAACCACCGGTCGCGGCTGCCACGGTCAACTGA
- the LOC143359145 gene encoding phosphatidylinositol-3,5-bisphosphate 3-phosphatase MTMR3 isoform X2, protein MKHRNGHRISSIAEKFSNPRTKMESSEEPTSLQSICHLHASELFPKYTHMECEDDSLTIPFTPLSGESIVALGRTTDGVLALSNYRLYLQLNQACYSIPLGLIEQLEVREIFFLHIGCKDARSLSCAFSTNEHCFEWFKRLHKVMYPKKSIEDIFAFAYYAWSVEEGKEFAKIGKDTTSYEATFNFEVERLKFNLHGTWRSSQINKDYRMCPSYPPLILVPSCITDDILKRVATYRSSSRIPAVVWRHVKNGAVIARSSQPELGWFGRRSAEDESLLKALSDACSYDKGESTMVDSSTDTCDDAGATVDNTKKVLIVDARSYTIAVANRARGGGCECQQYYPNCDIQFMNLPNIHSIRRSFHALRQLCATEADQANWLSLLEGTQWLQHMSGLLRAAVTVASAIERDARPVLVHCSDGWDRTPQIVALAQILLDPYYRTMEGFQILCEREWLDFGHKFADRCGLTVGYEDPNERCPVFLQWLDCVHQLTEQFKCSFQMSSAYLEKLAQHTYSQLFGTFLCNTIQERLQLRIKERTFSVWRFLNSSSFVNHLYSPSEKEVLWPKCSVRKLVVWSEVYSGSMESHVTRDDKQNVTMIDNERNENEEPQRQMTKTRSYDDLMHAPDHTAYPHRRLSDPSISVEKKTDSLSLEAKTVEKDADHADECIVDVCTRSSRSEDVEISDSDSDSDSEDRADKYSVAVCTQSSRSEDDKSSDLDKEDRTDKDLDSDKSKQQNLATTQSLNDSPANPSVDSSTDTLIPSNCSLLDTIDSDKETRPQESSPQDIVSSWVETNSIGETVCSCARNCNSNQSQNQNHTEGSDLSDITAPLISRTPSSGICPASPVHRNMAPDDLNKLDDIDGLSVIHCDVQMRVQQIIVEEKLKQEALRKELHTTRLALIKQVCNHNADTDRIDDIGSLPDSVGSTGDHGESLPSDMSWEAVEELGPAPTLWVPDHAVTRCTGCHTEFWLGRRKHHCRCCGKIFCADCSENSAPLPSEQLYDPVRVCSDCFSRLHRHTSPCQCTVRHRNKGENDEEPLSNNSENMLACPRPKSLNIVKDSCCENLLQVTQQKAQPPVAAATVN, encoded by the exons ATGAAGCATCGAAACGGCCATCGGATATCGTCCATCGCGGAGAAATTTTCCAATCCAAG AACAAAGATGGAGAGTTCTGAGGAGCCAACGAGTCTACAATCCATTTGTCATTTACACGCTTCGGAATTATTTCCAAAGTACACACACATGGAATGCGAAGATGATTCGTTGACGATTCCGTTTACTCCTTTAAGCGGAGAATCTATCGTGGCACTCGGGCGTACAACGGATGGGGTGTTGGCTCTATCTAACTACAGATTGTATCTACAATTAAATCAGGCATGTTACAGCATCCCATTAGGTTTAATAGAACAGCTGGAAGTCAGAGAGATTTTCTTTTTACACATCGGATGCAAGGACGCTCGTTCTCTGAG TTGTGCTTTTTCCACGAACGAACACTGTTTCGAATGGTTCAAACGTCTACAtaaagtaatgtatccgaagaaGAGTATAGAGGACATATTTGCGTTCGCGTATTACGCTTGGTCCGTCGAGGAGGGGAAAGAATTCGCCAAGATCGGGAAAGATACTACGTCTTACGAGGCTACTTTCAACTTTGAG GTGGAACGATTGAAGTTCAATTTACACGGTACCTGGCGTAGTAGTCAGATCAATAAAGATTACCGAATGTGTCCATCGTATCCGCCGTTGATTTTGGTTCCTTCCTGCATCACCGATGATATTCTGAAACGCGTGGCCACGTATCGTAGTTCTAGTCGAATTCCTGCTGTTGTTTGGAG ACACGTGAAAAATGGCGCGGTGATAGCGCGGAGTAGTCAGCCGGAACTCGGTTGGTTCGGACGGCGGAGTGCGGAGGACGAGAGTCTGCTGAAAGCACTTTCGGATGCGTGTTCCTACGACAAAGGTGAATCTACAATGGTGGATTCTTCCACCGACACTTGTGACGACGCTGGAGCCACAGTGGACAATACCAAA AAAGTCCTGATTGTGGACGCCAGGTCGTACACGATTGCTGTGGCTAACCGAGCGCGCGGAGGCGGTTGCGAATGCCAACAATATTACCCGAACTGCGACATACAGTTTATGAATTTACCAAACATTCACTCTATACGTAGAAGCTTTCACGCGTTGAGACAGCTCTGCGCAACGGAGGCGGATCAGGCCAA TTGGCTCAGCCTTTTGGAAGGGACTCAGTGGTTGCAACACATGTCTGGACTACTGCGTGCAGCGGTGACCGTGGCATCCGCGATCGAAAGAGACGCTCGACCGGTATTAGTGCATTGCAGCGACGGCTGGGACAGGACGCCTCAGATCGTTGCGTTGGCACAGATTCTTCTTGATCCTTATTATAGAACTATGGAG GGATTCCAAATCTTATGCGAGAGAGAATGGTTAGACTTTGGACACAAATTCGCGGATCGATGTGGACTGACCGTCGGCTACGAGGATCCGAACGAACGATGTCCAGTATTTCTCCAATGGCTGGACTGTGTACACCAGTTGACTGAACAATTTAAATGTAGCTTTCAGATGTCGTCAGCGTATCTG GAGAAGCTGGCGCAGCATACGTATTCGCAACTTTTCGGCACATTTCTCTGCAacacgatacaggaaaggctacaGTTGAGAATAAAGGAACGTACATTTTCGGTTTGGCGGTTCCTCAATTCCAGTTCGTTCGTAAATCACTTGTACTCGCCTTCAGAGAAAGAA GTGTTGTGGCCGAAATGTAGCGTACGTAAGCTTGTCGTATGGTCCGAGGTCTACTCGGGCTCCATGGAGTCCCATGTGACGAGGGATGACAAACAGAACGTGACGATGATAGACAACGAGCGTAACGAAAACGAAGAACCTCAACGGCAAATGACCAAAACTCGTTCGTACGATGATCTGATGCATGCTCCCGATCACACGGCCTATCCTCATCGTAGACTCAGCGATCCAAGTATCTCGGTAGAGAA GAAAACGGATTCTTTGTCGCTCGAAGCGAAAACTGTAGAGAAAGATGCGGACCACGCAGACGAGTGCATCGTCGACGTGTGTACACGGAGCAGTAGGTCGGAGGACGTCGAGATTTCGGACTCGGACTCGGACTCGGACTCGGAAGATAGAGCGGACAAGTACAGTGTCGCCGTGTGTACACAGAGCAGTAGGTCAGAGGACGACAAGAGCTCGGACTTGGATAAGGAAGACAGAACGGATAAGGACCTCGATTCGGACAAGTCGAAGCAACAGAACCTGGCGACTACTCAATCCTTGAACGACTCGCCGGCGAATCCTTCGGTGGACAGTTCCACAGACACGCTGATACCAAGTAACTGCTCGTTGCTCGACACAATCGACTCCGACAAAGAAAC CAGACCCCAGGAAAGTTCGCCGCAGGACATCGTTTCCTCGTGGGTGGAGACGAACTCGATAGGCGAGACTGTCTGCTCTTGCGCTCGCAACTGCAATTCGAATCAGAGTCAGAATCAGAACCATACCGAGGGCAGCGATCTGAGCGACATCACCGCGCCGTTGATATCCAGAACGCCGAGCAGCGGAATTTGTCCGGCTTCGCCGGTTCATCGGAACATGGCTCCGGACGATCTTAACAAATTGGACGACATCGACGGTCTTTCCGTCATACACTGCGATGTACAGATGCGCGTACAACAAATTATAGTGGAAGAAAAG CTGAAACAGGAAGCGTTGAGGAAGGAGCTGCACACAACGAGGCTGGCTCTGATCAAACAAGTCTGCAACCATAACGCGGACACCGATCGCATCGACGATATC GGATCGTTACCCGATTCGGTCGGCAGCACCGGTGATCACGGAGAATCGTTGCCATCGGACATGTCCTGGGAGGCGGTCGAGGAACTGGGACCAGCTCCTACTTTATGGGTACCTGATCACGCGGTGACTCGGTGCACGGGCTGCCACACAGAATTTTGGCTGGGAAGACGCAAACACCATTGCAG ATGCTGCGGCAAGATCTTCTGCGCGGACTGTTCAGAGAATTCGGCACCGCTGCCGAGCGAGCAGCTTTACGATCCTGTAAGAGTGTGCAGCGACTGTTTTTCAAGGCTCCATCGACACACCAGCCCTTGCCAGTGCACCGTTCGTCACCGGAACAAAGGGGAGAACGACGAGGAGCCGCTCTCGAACAATTCGGAAAATATGCTCGCTTGTCCGCGACCAAAGAGCTTGAACATCGTGAAGGACAGTTGCTGCGAGAACCTGTTACAGGTCACGCAACAGAAAGCGCAACCACCGGTCGCGGCTGCCACGGTCAACTGA
- the LOC143359148 gene encoding gustatory receptor for sugar taste 43a, translated as MWGLWRDLKDGWGYSTRLKSQTAVIATCSDVFGVISLTVVCIVGSPFRWKYLEAAINKLVEVDERQGRTDARKNRLYTIYLAVCSLTYLWFSSIVDFCAWTRQTNAAKQLPDKGPINYAPLYFMYTVIISTELQYSVATYNLSQRFVKLNGNLKNLLDSSVSSSVAYSLAHPAETAVGNVQDRGLNTVSRRQLELGNHRNLKPSTETSISEMVQVHSTLCDTVGLINVAFGVVILAVTTSCLLHLVIAPYFLILQAAEEHEWIFLAVQGMWCIFHVARMLIIVQPSYWTVVEGKKTAVIVSQLLSSSFDANARQQLEVFSLQLLHRPLEFSVCGLFSLDRTLITSIAGAVTTYLVILIQFQNADDTKGQVDSLKNATQILKNAPSFQNLTGLKMIR; from the exons ATGTGGGGTCTGTGGCGAGACTTAAAAGACGGATGGGGGTATAGCACCAGACTGAAATCTCAAACGGCGGTGATAGCGACGTGCAGCGACGTCTTCGGTGTGATAAGTCTCACGGTGGTCTGCATCGTTGGCTCGCCGTTCCGTTGGAAATACCTGGAAGCCGCAATCAACAAATTAGTAGAG GTAGACGAGAGACAGGGGAGAACCGACGCAAGAAAAAATCGGCTGTATACCATCTATTTAGCGGTCTGCAGCCTGACTTATCTGTGGTTCAGCTCGATCGTCGATTTTTGCGCGTGGACCCGGCAAACAAATGCGGCCAAACAGTTGCCCGACAAGGGTCCAATCAATTACGCGCCCCTGTATTTCATGTACACGGTAATTATCTCGACGGAGCTTCAATACAGCGTTGCCACGTACAACTTGAGCCAAAGATTCGTCAAACTGAACGGCAACCTCAAAAATCTACTGGACAGTAGTGTTTCATCGTCCGTTGCCTACTCATTGGCACATCCTGCCGAGACAG CAGTGGGGAATGTTCAAGACAGAGGATTGAACACCGTGTCGCGTAGACAGTTAGAATTGGGCAATCATCGAAACCTGAAACCCTCAACCG AGACCAGCATATCTGAAATGGTGCAGGTACACTCGACCCTTTGCGACACAGTGGGCCTGATCAACGTTGCGTTCGGCGTGGTGATACTGGCGGTGACCACGAGTTGCCTGCTACACCTTGTGATCGCACCGTACTTTCTGATTCTACAAGCAGCCGAGGAACACGAGTGGATATTTCTAGCAGTGCAGGGCATGTGGTGTATCTTCCATGTGGCTAGGATGCTGATAATCGTTCAGCCGAGCTACTGGACCGTGGTCGAG GGGAAGAAGACCGCGGTGATCGTTAGCCAGCTACTGTCCTCCAGTTTCGATGCGAACGCGCGCCAACAGTTGGAGGTATTCTCTCTTCAGCTGTTGCATCGGCCTCTCGAGTTCTCGGTCTGCGGGCTATTCTCCTTGGACAGAACGTTGATAACATCG ATAGCCGGAGCGGTGACTACGTACCTCGTCATACTGATACAGTTCCAAAACGCGGACGATACGAAAGGTCAGGTGGATAGCCTGAAGAACGCGACGCAAATTCTGAAAAACGCGCCGTCCTTTCAAAACCTGACCGGCTTAAAGATGATTCGCTGA